From Segatella copri, the proteins below share one genomic window:
- a CDS encoding DMT family transporter — translation MDNKRPLIAHLCLFCSGAFWGLMAPVGKDAMLHGIDGIDLVSFRVLGGALLFWLTSLFTKKEHVPVKDIFKFAAAGLFALVFNQCSYTIGLNMTSPSNSSIMTTSMPIFAMILSFLILKEPITWKKALGVLMGCAGAVIIITTSATAGNAKVGNIWGDLLCMSAQLSFALYLSLFKNLLSKYSLFTINKWMFLWATVLIWPFTISHVVSIDFAHVPMSTWWETGYVVLFGTYLGYICMMIGQKTLRPTVVSVYNYVQPLVSVTVSVIVGLAVFKGMQAIAAILVFSGVWLVVKSKSKHDIDKHDHSLAYEKRHA, via the coding sequence ATGGATAACAAACGACCTCTTATCGCCCACCTGTGCCTCTTCTGTTCCGGCGCATTCTGGGGACTGATGGCTCCCGTAGGCAAGGATGCCATGCTTCACGGCATCGACGGCATCGACCTGGTGAGCTTCCGTGTATTGGGTGGTGCCCTTCTCTTCTGGCTCACCTCATTATTCACCAAGAAAGAGCATGTTCCAGTAAAAGACATCTTCAAGTTTGCTGCTGCCGGGCTCTTCGCCCTCGTGTTCAACCAGTGTTCTTACACCATCGGTCTGAACATGACCTCGCCTAGCAATTCCAGCATTATGACCACCTCGATGCCTATCTTCGCCATGATTCTCTCCTTCCTGATATTGAAGGAGCCTATCACCTGGAAGAAGGCGCTCGGCGTGCTGATGGGATGTGCTGGTGCTGTCATCATCATCACGACAAGTGCCACAGCAGGCAATGCCAAAGTGGGAAACATCTGGGGTGACCTGCTCTGTATGTCGGCGCAGCTTTCTTTCGCCCTCTACCTGTCGCTCTTCAAGAACCTGCTGTCTAAGTATTCGCTCTTCACCATCAACAAGTGGATGTTCCTCTGGGCAACGGTTCTGATATGGCCTTTCACCATCAGCCACGTGGTGAGCATCGACTTTGCCCATGTTCCGATGAGCACCTGGTGGGAAACGGGCTACGTGGTTCTCTTCGGCACCTATCTGGGTTACATCTGCATGATGATTGGTCAGAAGACGTTGCGCCCTACCGTGGTAAGTGTATATAATTATGTGCAGCCGCTGGTATCGGTTACCGTGAGTGTTATCGTGGGTCTCGCCGTATTCAAGGGTATGCAGGCCATCGCCGCCATCCTCGTATTCTCTGGTGTATGGCTCGTGGTAAAGAGCAAGTCGAAGCATGATATCGACAAGCACGACCACAGCCTGGCTTACGAGAAAAGACATGCTTAA
- a CDS encoding RNA polymerase sigma factor — MRTEEFNHIILPMRSNLKAYALRLTESDDNAEDLVQEVMLRLWDMRQNIQAEDNLKALAITIMRNKFYDQCRHEERNFTTDKVMEVPIEDRRAEQRDEVNLIKQIVAQLPPLQQQIFRMKEIEGYTADEIMQITGCTADNLRKNLSRARLKIRETYMNIVKQNKIKKEEKL; from the coding sequence ATGAGAACAGAAGAATTCAACCATATCATCCTACCGATGCGCAGCAACTTGAAAGCGTATGCGCTAAGGTTGACTGAGAGTGACGACAATGCCGAAGACCTCGTGCAGGAAGTCATGCTCAGGCTGTGGGACATGCGCCAGAACATCCAGGCAGAAGACAACCTCAAGGCTCTAGCCATCACTATCATGCGCAACAAGTTTTATGACCAGTGCAGGCATGAGGAGCGGAACTTCACCACCGACAAGGTAATGGAAGTACCCATAGAAGACCGGCGGGCAGAGCAACGGGACGAGGTAAATCTCATCAAGCAGATAGTGGCACAGCTCCCGCCCTTGCAGCAGCAGATATTCCGCATGAAGGAGATAGAAGGCTATACTGCCGATGAAATCATGCAGATAACGGGATGTACTGCCGATAATCTCCGAAAGAATCTCTCCAGAGCCCGACTCAAAATCAGAGAGACTTATATGAACATCGTGAAACAGAACAAAATAAAGAAGGAGGAAAAGTTATGA
- a CDS encoding AAA family ATPase has protein sequence MQKYADYIKQIEIESLWSGTKHILWNLDRRVNILSGVNGVGKSTILNKVVKGLAAGGEFPSHMIKGVHLKVEPEEAKWIRYDVIRSVDRPLMNAEMINKIDLTLVTELDWQLFQLQRKYLDYQVNIGNRIIAVLQSGEPDAAFKAQKLSEPKKMFQDMVDNLFKDTGKTIIRTANEIRFNQIGEQLSPYQLSAGEKQILAILLTVLVEDNQSYVLFMDEPEISLHFEWQKQLIGLVLQLNPNIQIIMTTHSPAVVMDGWTDRVTDVNDITIS, from the coding sequence ATGCAGAAATATGCTGATTATATCAAACAGATAGAGATTGAATCTCTCTGGAGCGGTACCAAACATATTCTTTGGAACCTCGACCGCCGTGTCAATATCCTGAGTGGTGTAAACGGCGTGGGCAAGAGTACTATATTGAATAAGGTGGTAAAGGGTTTGGCAGCTGGCGGTGAATTCCCTAGTCACATGATCAAAGGTGTGCATCTGAAGGTGGAGCCGGAGGAGGCAAAGTGGATTAGATATGATGTAATCCGCTCAGTAGATAGACCATTGATGAATGCCGAGATGATCAACAAGATAGACCTTACCCTGGTTACCGAACTCGACTGGCAGCTCTTCCAGTTGCAGCGCAAGTATCTGGATTACCAGGTGAACATAGGCAACCGCATCATCGCCGTCTTGCAGAGTGGCGAACCGGATGCAGCCTTCAAGGCTCAGAAACTGAGTGAACCGAAGAAGATGTTCCAGGATATGGTAGATAATCTTTTCAAGGATACCGGCAAGACCATCATTCGTACAGCCAACGAAATCCGCTTCAACCAGATAGGTGAGCAGCTCTCGCCTTATCAGCTCTCGGCTGGTGAGAAGCAGATTCTCGCCATCCTCCTCACCGTGCTGGTGGAGGACAACCAGTCATACGTCCTCTTTATGGATGAGCCGGAAATCAGCCTTCATTTCGAATGGCAGAAGCAGCTCATCGGTCTGGTGCTGCAGCTTAATCCGAATATCCAGATCATCATGACCACCCACAGTCCTGCTGTGGTCATGGATGGATGGACCGATAGGGTGACGGATGTGAATGATATTACGATTTCGTAA
- a CDS encoding DUF6108 family protein: MKRCNLIKRFFIGLLLIVVASISANAQEGLYVKSIFQRFGHAKGCKMVTMQNAQLKGYRLKIYKSLVYKNHATEIAHYLKADRKAAKKIREVVENGKMVSGYYMMAPLSNGNNRFILFSNPSKSKGTVIYIEGDLSPEDIMKLCYSRR, encoded by the coding sequence ATGAAACGATGCAACTTGATAAAACGCTTCTTCATCGGACTGCTTCTTATCGTAGTAGCCTCGATTTCGGCTAATGCCCAGGAGGGGCTGTACGTAAAAAGTATATTCCAACGCTTCGGACACGCCAAGGGATGCAAGATGGTTACGATGCAGAATGCGCAACTCAAAGGTTACAGGCTCAAGATATACAAGAGCCTGGTATATAAGAACCATGCCACGGAAATAGCCCACTATCTGAAAGCCGACCGCAAGGCTGCGAAAAAAATCAGAGAGGTGGTGGAGAATGGCAAGATGGTGAGCGGCTATTACATGATGGCCCCCTTGAGCAATGGCAACAACCGCTTCATCCTCTTCAGTAACCCGAGTAAAAGCAAGGGAACCGTGATTTATATCGAAGGCGACCTGTCGCCCGAAGATATCATGAAACTCTGCTATTCCAGAAGATAG